The DNA region AAGCCCATAATCTAAGCTGACACCACCAAGCAAGTGATCAGAGATCAAAGACAATAATAGcaatctctatagtggtctggaTGTATTAGTGCCCTCAGACATCCATGTTACATTCTGCCACTggtactattagtattactagtataaagacattacatacatgtaaacattgtacattAGTTAGAGGAATAGAATAGTGATATATTAAACCTTGtaaatatgataatgtatgtcataaacataacatgtctacaatgAACTATTATtttctattatatatttattttgaatccAGCCTGTGACTTAtccattgatgataacaaaatggTGTCGGGCAAACATTGCAAAGTGATACGGGATAGGGATTCCAAGAAAGTGTGGCTGGAAGATTCAAGGTATTAAGTTTAATATTAaagttaggccaaataaaaaaaaatagtctgTGTCCTAGTTTAAgcagtggagggtctatggtttaagccgccgaccctaaaaACTTTTTAcgtgcaaaaaggtaaaattatgacaattacttctatttcccagtaaattttcttgccaaagtacctttggtcattttttttaaaatcacattccagacagaaacgatgtcatttcagtctataacagtacagtctgtatattgtgtttgtctacttctgaatcacataattatcttcatttacttcttctacacctcatcaactgttacaaAAGTATTGTGCAACCAATGAGTATCTTGTCATTGGGTCAAtcaaagtaatttttaaaaaatgtaacttgaaatcccaacctacctagtcatgttatcagaaacaaacgtttttttggggtttttttgctATATGACTCAGGCCATCAAATAACGTTTTGAGAACATATATTGTAGAGGTCATGAGTTACTGAGTATATAACATAATATGTGTATAGAATACACAGTCTAgcctacatgtataacataattAGCTCAATGGAAcatattgttaattttttcaAGCCCAAGCACCATGTAAGACTCACCTTTAGTAAGCAGAATTGCCGGAGGGTCTGGTAGACTACTgtacattacaaactatactgaTTATGTTAATAAATGTACATCTTAGGAACACAAGGCCCAGGAATActtaatgtgtacatttcatgaatttttacatttttaaatattattcaGAACCATACAATTCTAGCCAAGTTACAGACAGAATCTTAGTGTAAAGTTACCACTTATATCATGGTGCACATAGAATGATGACCATGTTCTATGCCCTGAACCACAGTAATGATTAAACTCTGTATATGACCTTTGTTTATCTTTTCTGTCACTTCAATTTACAGCACAAATGGAACAATTATTAACATGAAGACTAAAGTTTCCAAGGGCCAGGTAATAATagtatagtctcgctgccaaaCTTTTGACTATCATCCCTTTAGCTTTGTAAGGCACACGAAGTGCGCCCTGAGTGGTGCAGCTGCAAGAAGTGAGGTACCCTCTCTTCTCGCAGCTAAGCCACTCGGCATACATAcaaagattagggacgatagtcatgAGTCTGGCAGAGAGACTAATAATAGTATTCATTTCCACCATTATCATAAGCTGGCAAAGagtaattataaatattgtttcATCAAGATTTCCCCAAATTTACCTACAAATATTGAAATCCTTAATACATCTGTTCACTAAAGTTATTTTCTCTTAATATTTACCTTTGAAATATGTTTCTGTCTGCTCTGCAGAACTCcagtttacatattttacaagttTCATGTTCAACCCAGCATTGCGGTTGCTGTCTACAGATAGATTCCCGTTTAAAATTAAACATAATATGTGCTGCAGTCATTTGTAAATTACCCtctatatatgtaaattatcctCTGTATATGTGAATTACatctatatatgcaaattagcctttctatatgtaaattatcctTTTTATACAAAGTATCatctatatatgtaaattacccTCTATATATATGCAAGTATACTTAAAACAAGCAAATGTGTATACACATGGTTTTACTAACTTGATAATTATCATCCagcaacattttgattttttttcatttcagagAGTAGAAATACATCATGGTGATGAACTACACATTGTATTCCGCAAGGATCAGGAAGAATCAAGTAAGGAGAACCTATATTCCAATTCAGAATGAGTAAATTAGTATGCAGTTAGAATGAACTTTTGCCCAAAATGTGCACATGAcatgaaaatatctttatttgtgtatgttatgCCTACGAGaaaaacaatgtatatgcatgacATTATACAAAGATGTTACAACAATATGACAAACTGAACTCTAAATATGCAATGATAGACTGAGTAGAAATATTCCTATAGACCCAGGAGTTCACATCAGGGTCTGTACATACCTGAGCATTTAAAAGATTATTCTTAAAATAGTGTGTAATTAAATCATTGAAGCTTGAACCCTTCTGTGTTATTCAACCACTTCGTTATTCTTCTTCTTCCAGATGTAGCTTTTTTATTTCAAGACATGGCCATCCTTGAGAATGAAATGTCAGAGGAGACATTGGAATACAGTGATATTGAAAAGTCAGGTGTGTTAACGAAATGACAATGATTTGATAGTGATATATACTGTCAGGTTATTTTACCTTTGATGTGTTATATTAAACATCACCATTGTATcgacattaaagtggccatatggatgagaatttggtatttattttggatttttatttaataaaacagcttcactatgtttttctacttgaaaaaataacgtgaaataacatatactaagtccgtgttcacatctcaataaatggcaaaacattaaagaatgtgtaaaatgtttgttattgtacgtacaataacaaactttttacactttttgcatctttttgcaatgtattgagttatgaacatggacttggtatatgttctttcgcattattttttcaagtagaaaaacatagtgaagctgttttatcacataaaaatccaaaataaataccaaattctcatccatatggccactttaaagataCAGCCTTCCTTTGTATTCATACTTTTCACACCTTAGCACTTAATGAAATTGTAGTAATGTGGTGTGGTGGATGCTGGTACTATgttaattcaatatttatcagAATTTTGAAACTAACAGGAAGTaatatgaaaataccttttatCAACAAAAAAACTTCAATTATTGTCTCAAAgataatgtgaaaaaaaatatgtgggAAATTCTGAATGGTCAGTTATTACCTGATTTTTCTGAAATTCAGCCCCAGGTGACTATTTGGAAATAGGGAAATTCAGTATATCAGatttcaataaatgtataaaatgggTGTGTACAGCATGTTATAtgtgatatttgaaataaaaattggaAAAGTAAAAAAGAATGGCTGTTTCTTATCTTCGTATGTTTGTATCATAGGGGATGAGACCCAAGAATACGAAGCAGTAGAGTCTGTGGAGGAGTTCACTACACTGAAAAGATCTCTTTCTAAAGTAGGTAACCTTCATACCATGTATGCAAATAGAGAATCATTGACAAAAGTTTTTTAAGAAAGGACACAAGAATTTCATCTTATGAAATCTTTTCTGTTTTAAATTGTTATGATGAATGTTACACCATATCATGACGTCTCATCTCATCTGTTAGATCATAGTGCTATTTTTTAGTGACAATAATAAATATGATCTAACATATGGCATGTCATGATATGGTTTGCCacaccatatcatatatcacaccAAGCCACACCATGTCATGCCATGCTATGCAACACCATGTCATATCACACCAAGCCACACCATACCATGCCATGCTATGCAACACCATGTCATATCACACCAAGCCATGCCATGCCACAccatgtcacatcacatcacaccaatATCATATCACACCACCCATACCACATCAAGCCAAGCGGAAACACACAACAACACACTACACCATGCAATGACACACCATGCCAAAACAATGCCATAGCACGCCATGCCACAATATGTCACACCACACCTCATTATTACTATAGTGTATCATTCATATACCATGCACCACTATACTATATCCAAATTATACACAATCACATAATACCCAACATTCAGTCTTATAACATACATCTGATCATGTCATTCATCTCATTATATTGAATTACCTTTCAATAAATCACAGGTTATTATTTTAAACTAAATACAGCAAGGCATATACATTAGAACCTGTTCCATTTTGTACTGTCACACCCCTTTCTGTTCGTGATGACTTGCTACATCCTCATCTCTTATTTTCACAATTAAACTTGCATTCACATTCAAATCAGGTCACAGTGGTCGGTCGTCATGGTACCATGATATTATACTATCTATGATAATGTTGATTTGATGATAATGATTGTAATCATCATAATCATTGACAGGATCAAGATACTACTGATGAGCCAGCAGCCAAGAAAACTAAGTCTATCACGAAAGTAGAACAAGAAACATCAGAATCACCACAAGGGAAAGATACTTCACCAAAGCAAGCAGCAGATTGTACAGACAGTGCAGAAGGCAAGAAAGTAAAAGATGTTGGTCAAAAAACAGGTATATGCTTGAACCAGATTCATATTATTAACctcaaattgaatatatatgttataactAGGTGAATTTCATAGTTTTGTGCCAGCATGGTTTGcagtatgtgtgtgtcaaaggtcattgaaAATGTATgggccatggacaagactagttctgctgaactatttccatggtcaacatcagataacaattatgtatttcttttgtattcattttgtatatttgtatcatatgcatgttctttgaaagtgttgCTTATTtctgttatctggtgaaataaatttcattcatttgtttgttcattcattcattcattcattcattcattcattcatagtAGATGACTAACTTCTAAAGCAGACATAGATTTGAAGTAAATTGCCTGGGAGTAAACAGAAGAGTGTTAATTAAAATGACAGTCTTTTCCCACACAGAGTCATCCAAGGAAGATAGTCGTAACAGTTCTACAAAATTAGAGGAAACAGAAAAGGAGACAAAATTGCCAGCAGAAATTCCAAAAACTGATGAAGCAAAAGAGTGTAAAGAGACAACAAAGGTATCAGATACTGGTGTACTTAAGGAAATGAAAAGTGGAAGTACGAAAGGTGATGGTGATGGAAAAGATACCGTGGCAAAGGATGATGGCAAAGATACCATGGCAAAGGATGAAATGGAGGAAGCATTGCTATGTGGAATTTGTCAAGATATCTTGCATGATTGTATCAGgtaattatcaaaatacatgtatgaaagtGTTTGATTTATTTAGGAACAACAGAACTGAGGATCAATACTTTGATTTGTTGTACAATGGTAGCAATGATCCAAGGTGTGTCCAAATCACCACATCAGTGTTATGCAATTTAGAAGGCTCAAATGAGATTTGCGGTCAAAGACTGAAAGCTGGGATAAATTATAGAGTATCATAGTACTCAGCTAAGACTCTCTGGGCTTTTATCATTCATTATTTTAATaagatatattttcaaacaaaaaaccaCACAACTGTGTTCTTTGTGTGAAATGAACTtggcagactgactgactgactgactgactgactgactgatcgtAAAACAGTCAAATGAACATGTATActccttgggagactactagtaactggtaaatatgtttttttttaaagttgaagacattttcctttacaacACTAGAAATGAATGATAAATTCCAAACATTTGAAGATAGtgagacttaaaaaaaaaaatctctcaAGGGACTGGTGCCAGTCATAATTCAGTTTTCCTACAATGTCATTGTACTATTTAACAGAAATGGGTACTTGGTTAAAGTCTGTGCAATGTAACTGTACTCACATTATTTTGAGACCATTTTCAATATTCATAATTTCtctttatttgatagtttacaGCCTTGTATGCATTCATTCTGTGCATCATGCTACTCACCGTGGATGGAACGAGCTAATGATTGTCCTTCTGTaagtttttacttttaatgtgtttttattAATTCTTGTACACCTATCTCACAACTTGTTGCTGCCATTTCATCAAAAGAGAAGTCATGTGCATTGAATGCCCTCTCCTCATTTCCATTAAAAGTTATCAAAATCCTTGACATTTGGCTACATAGTAACAAGCATTGCAATCTAGTGGgaataaatatgcatatattagcATACATTATACTATTCATCATTACATGTTGAGTTGCTTTACTACTACAAGTACACTCTCAAACATCTGAAATTAGCATATCTTACCactatgcaaatgatatgcaaatgagtatttCACTGTTAGCAAGAAATCCAAAATGGCGGACATGACATTTCAGTTGTATGAATATATGCCCATCACCAGCCATTTCCTTTGTTCTGTGTTACCAGATTTGGGGCTTCAGACTGAATGATTCATCATTATCAACACTGTCAATCAACCCCATTTATGCTACAATTGCTTCCCATTTGAAAGAGCGCCCTCAGTAACATTTGTTGTCTATTGGGAATAATGATTAGTCTCTGTGAATTTATTCTCTAAATAGTGGAAAAGTTTGTGAGATCTGTCTGCAATATTTTTTAGATTGTATCATTGTAAGAAAAATTTCttgcatttacatattttgttgcATCCTGTATAAGATTATATTAACAGAGTTAGTTTGGTATTCATCTTCAGTATCTTACCTTACACTGTCTGTCTTTTATCCACAGTGTCGTAATAAAGTGGCACGGATTAGTCGCAATCATATCATTAATAATTTGATAGAAGCTTACTTGAAAGAACATCCGGGTAAGTTGATGATAGAAATACCCTGCCCTCCTCccccatgcccccccccccatgcccccccccctcctctaAGGCTAACTGTTTGTAAAAGTACCACAGCAGGAACATTTCACAATCCTGACTTACCACTCACTGATTGTCGGTACTATTATATCAAGTATAAAGTTTCAGTTCGTGAATTTAGAAATCTAATTTTTACTGTTTCTACACTTTTTGTAGCCTGCTTGGTTACTGCACTATTGACATACGTTGTTACCTGGACATACCTCCTAGCcttatagcctgtttactgcactgttgagatacatcattagttggtcgtacctcctagccctcgtaTTCTCTGCTTGTCTTGATTACATtgtcaaaactgataataaattatttgaattttttcaCCCAATAGCCTGGCCGATGACATTGGGCAGTTCCAACAGCCATGACAACTCATCAGACTATTATTCATgagcaaattatgcaaatgtacgtCATGCATTCCTAAGTGTAGGCAAAGCAATATTATGGACATGTAGTGgacatgtgataatttacatgttatttacatatgattatgtaaatttaacataccGATTTTGGTAATGACTTTTGGCTCGGGGTGTGGCTATATTAACTTTGAAAGCGTAGTCAAGACAAGTGAAAAGTTCATTAATCTCTGACCTCATATACTAAATGATGGATCCATGTTATACAATATgtgattataatttatttttttagaaaagaaaagaagtgATGAAGAAATCAAAGAACttaattcaaaaaataaaattacagatGACATGGTGAGTCAAATGTGgcataatttgaaataataagtGATAATTTATTAGATAATTACccgtgattacttgcactggtgtgcatgtatactagtggtatttgcattaGAGTGCAATATCGATAATGTTATATGCACACCTGTttacaaatgatatgcaaagGGGTGCACAATCGTTCCTCGTACATGAAATCATGCAATCACACAGTGTGATTTTTACAGAAATCTACTCTTTCGGATAAACgtatatatgtaatgataacagaacccCCATGCCATGatagttccagtgtgggtacccaggggtatttgcactcatgcttgcattGTTAtctgctacactttcactcactatacTAGTGAAAGTACGGGTGCAGAGAATACTGCAAGCacacatgcaaatacccctagtatgccacacttgcactcatacATCATAGTGTTCTGTCATAGTATATCTATGAACAGTACCAGTTATTAGATTATTAACTTGGGTTTTGATGTTTCATTTAATATCCAATCTTAACTTACGgcgaaaataaaacaaaacaaaaaatagacACACAGGTTTCAGTTTGATTGCATCAGATTTGTTATAAATAGATGACGATAGCCACTTGAAAAGTGACAGCATGTTGAATTTACCATATTCTAAATAGTTCAGTTTGTGATggctgtgtttgtatgtattttctACAGATACAGCCGAAAGTAAGGCGTCGATATTCAGATGAGTGGGACAGTGATGAGGAAGAAGAGGAGGaagaggatgatgatgatgatggtgaagaTGGCTGTCGAGTTGACGTGTAAGTAattgcaacccccccccccccaccctcacctccaaaaagaaggaaaaaagtgtgtgtgtgtgggggggggggttccaatCTATTGAAAACTTTCATAGCAGATTAGGAttacaaaatcaaatttgaGTGAGATAAAAAGTTTTGAGACCAGCAGTTGGTCCTTTACAACTCCACTGATATGATAGCTATATCTAATGTGAGAACCATGgactgaatcatgggcctttaaatacATGGAAGCTATAACAAGCCATGAGAAGTAAATATTAGTTAGAAGGAACAAGGCGATACTGGTTTTGGTATTAGCTACACTTCATTATGCTTATATAGGGGACCTTATATAGGGGACCAAGAAAAGTCATTTCCACTGACCCTGAAACACCCTGCTTGTCTATTGAAAATAGAGTTATATAATTGCCAAATCTTGCTTAGATGTGGAATTGGTGACAATGACTGCTGGGTTCCTATAAAGCATAACATAATGATGCTAAGATAAAATCAACCTTGCTTTGCATGAGAGAGGTGGTAAGTAACCACAAAACAAACCACTAGACTTTCAGTTCAAGACAAAGTAACCAccagtaatataatatattgtgaATTGGAATTTTACAGACCTGCATTTGGGTTTGGAGCCAGAGT from Glandiceps talaboti chromosome 18, keGlaTala1.1, whole genome shotgun sequence includes:
- the LOC144449409 gene encoding E3 ubiquitin-protein ligase CHFR-like is translated as MSTTGDAWAQLISSLDFDFPPVLITNDEFTIGRAKACDLSIDDNKMVSGKHCKVIRDRDSKKVWLEDSSTNGTIINMKTKVSKGQRVEIHHGDELHIVFRKDQEESNVAFLFQDMAILENEMSEETLEYSDIEKSGDETQEYEAVESVEEFTTLKRSLSKDQDTTDEPAAKKTKSITKVEQETSESPQGKDTSPKQAADCTDSAEGKKVKDVGQKTESSKEDSRNSSTKLEETEKETKLPAEIPKTDEAKECKETTKVSDTGVLKEMKSGSTKGDGDGKDTVAKDDGKDTMAKDEMEEALLCGICQDILHDCISLQPCMHSFCASCYSPWMERANDCPSCRNKVARISRNHIINNLIEAYLKEHPEKKRSDEEIKELNSKNKITDDMIQPKVRRRYSDEWDSDEEEEEEEDDDDDGEDGCRVDVPAFGFGARVINAVGGLFGLGMVRPPQTICRQCPGNVAKVTSTSTPTITTSTTTVSLAATTTTAAATIPTTQSKTTAPERGKDETSTAAASTTMPAATADKSKDVEIQPSSSAGPSTSTAGDDAKPSTSDGGSGTTPAAENTRTTPDGIVVRMPVPLQYVCAQNQVHLMCLCCKQAMPDRRTEATTNPEIPAQQCDICYRGYCHMYWGCKRVDCYGCLNHFRDMNFGKKSLVNIINDNHFESEIFRNYMEDQKLTVTDVLTECLARLDRGEYVSTDAHNFRGRKGSDVRICYPCGLRNLKELAYQFRRDIPRTELPGTVTSRPDCYWGKNCRTQRNRPHHAARFNHVCDQIRT